The Chelonoidis abingdonii isolate Lonesome George chromosome 9, CheloAbing_2.0, whole genome shotgun sequence genome has a segment encoding these proteins:
- the LOC116825519 gene encoding forkhead box protein J1-B-like isoform X2 yields MGEGWPMADVPLLCPAVGLEGACQQRMPILISPDIAAQFKEKWLLLHPEDQDNVGGAVTLDDSLTNLQWLQDFSIVTTDPERPPVPSYPLQQPPQQLLQGSEAPASPPAGDTAAKRMPTCLGKPSSTATSPGTSYLPGLGAAEIDYKTNPMVKPPYSYATLICLAVRASKRAKVTLSAIYSWIMENFCYYRHAEPSWQNSIRHNLSLNKCFRKVPRQKDEPGKGGFWEIDPQYAHMFIDGVFKRRQPMAAPYSPPRQCPAVPALEAECSLLSPVPHLGDGQPGHTPHQAICCLLHQHSQRCPLLDAPSPLLKHSCPAARTAQSPLLPSSGRDAEALRGEFNWADAFDDVFRGNSSNFEDLDINAALSSLSTEMDLAMQGRYIPPTGKWGAPAPSHPSPGASHWEDFTPFADTPWHPWEEARGEALSNPWGFEQGFNFCDGFLSETQPWDKVDTLM; encoded by the exons ATGGGAGAGGGCTGGCCTATGGCTGatgtccctctgctctgccctgcagtgggactggaGGGAGCGTGTCAGCAGAGGATGCCCATCCTCATCTCGCCCGACATCGCTGCCCAGTTCAAGGAGAaatggctgctgctgcaccctgagGACCAGGACAATGTGGGTGGGGCTGTGACCTTGGATGACAGCCTCACCAACTTGCAGTGGCTCCAAGACTTTTCCATCGTCACCACTGATCCGGAGAGACCACCTGTCCCCAGCTAtcctctccagcagcctccccagcagctcctccaagGGTCCGAGGCCCCGGCCAGCCCACCAGCAGGAGACACTGCAGCCAAGAGGATGCCAACGTGTCTAGGCAAACCCTCCTCCACAGCCACCTCCCCTGGCACCAGCTACCTGCCTGGCCTTGGCGCTGCAGAGATAGATTACAAGACCAACCCTATGGTGAAGCCCCCTTACTCCTACGCCACCCTCATCTGCTTGGCTGTGCGGGCCAGCAAGAGGGCCAAGGTCACCTTGTCAGCTATCTACAGCTGGATCATGGAGAACTTCTGCTACTACCGGCATGCTGAGCCCAGCTGGCAG AATTCCATCCGGCACAACCTGTCCTTGAACAAATGCTTCCGGAAAGTGCCGCGGCAGAAGGACGAGCCAGGCAAGGGGGGCTTCTGGGAGATCGACCCTCAGTACGCCCATATGTTCATCGACGGTGTGTTCAAGCGGAGACAGCCGATGGCCGCACCCTACAGCCCACCACGGCAGTGCCCTGCCGTGCCTGCCCTGGAGGCTGAGTGCAGCCTCTTGTCCCCCGTGCCCCACCTGGGGGATGGGCAGCCAGGGCACACCCCTCACCAGGCCATCTGCTGCCTGCTGCACCAGCACAGCCaacgctgccccctgctggatgcccccagccctctgctgaagcacagctgcccagcagccaGAACTGCCCAGTCCCCTCTGCTGCCCTCTAGTGGCAGAGATGCAGAGGCCCTGCGAGGAGAATTCAATTGGGCTGATGCCTTTGATGACGTCTTCCGGGGAAACAGCAGCAATTTCGAGGACCTGGATATTAACGCAGCACTCAGCTCACTGTCCACAGAGATGGACCTCGCCATGCAAGGCAGGTATATACCCCCTACTGGCAAGTGGGGTGCCCCAGCTCCCAGTCACCCCAGCCCAGGGGCTTCCCACTGGGAGGATTTCACCCCCTTCGCTGACACCCCCTGGCACCCCTGGGAGGAGGCGAGGGGGGAGGCGCTCAGCAACCCCTGGGGCTTTGAGCAGGGCTTCAACTTCTGTGATGGCTTCCTCAGTGAGACGCAGCCCTGGGACAAAGTCGACACCCTCATGTGA
- the NUDT16L1 gene encoding tudor-interacting repair regulator protein isoform X1, which yields MAALTGSAGAAGLLPSLSVPGVTELKPLSRYEAMRLGPGWSHSCHAMLYAPNPGMLFGRIPLRYAVLMQMRFDGLLGFPGGFVDRRYWSLEDGLNRVLGLGLGCVRLTEADYLCSHLTEGPHRVVAHFYARQLTLEELHTIEICAVHSRDHGLEVMGMVRVPLYTQKDRMGGLPNFLGNSFIGTAKFQLLFALKVLNMVPEEKLAEAVAATQKQKKPAAEPAAVTANVTTTTAAVTANVTAAVTANQIVAKPANELANQPLAVSMAEPAAEPAAEPAAEPAAEPAAEPAAGPAAEAMAE from the exons ATGGCGGCTCTGACGGGGAGCGCGGGCGCGGCGGGGCTGTTGCCCTCCCTCTCGGTGCCCGGCGTGACCGAGCTGAAGCCGCTGAGCCGCTACGAGGCCATGCGGCTCGGGCCCGGCTGGAGCCACTCGTGCCACGCCATGCTGTACGCGCCCAACCCGGGCATGCTCTTCGGGCGCATCCCGCTGCGCTACGCCGTGCTG ATGCAGATGCGATTTGACGGACTACTGGGCTTTCCTGGGGGGTTCGTGGATCGCCGTTACTGGTCCCTGGAGGATGGTCTGAATCGGGTGCTGGGCTTGGGTTTGGGCTGTGTGCGCCTGACGGAAGCTGATTATCTGTGCTCGCACCTGACAGAGGGGCCACATCGCGTGGTGGCGCACTTCTACGCCAGGCAGCTGACCTTGGAGGAGCTGCACACCATCGAGATCTGCGCGGTGCATTCCCGGGACCACGGGCTGGAG GTGATGGGAATGGTCCGTGTCCCCTTGTACACCCAGAAGGACCGCATGGGTGGGCTGCCGAACTTCCTGGGGAACTCCTTCATCGGGACTGCTAAATTCCAGCTGCTCTTTGCCCTGAAGGTCTTGAATATGGTGCCTGAGGAGAAGCTGGCAGAGGCGGTGGCTGCCACCCAGAAGCAAAAAAAACCGGCAGCTGAGCCCGCAGCTGTGACGGCCAATGTGACAACGACAACGGCAGCTGTGACGGCCAATGTGACGGCAGCTGTGACGGCCAATCAGATAGTGGCTAAGCCAGCAAATGAGTTGGCAAATCAGCCTTTAGCTGTGTCAAtggctgagccagcagcagagcccgcggctgagccagcagcagagcccgcggctgagccagcagcagagcccgcGGCTGGGCCAGCGGCTGAGGCTATGGCTGAGTGA
- the NUDT16L1 gene encoding tudor-interacting repair regulator protein isoform X2: protein MAALTGSAGAAGLLPSLSVPGVTELKPLSRYEAMRLGPGWSHSCHAMLYAPNPGMLFGRIPLRYAVLVMGMVRVPLYTQKDRMGGLPNFLGNSFIGTAKFQLLFALKVLNMVPEEKLAEAVAATQKQKKPAAEPAAVTANVTTTTAAVTANVTAAVTANQIVAKPANELANQPLAVSMAEPAAEPAAEPAAEPAAEPAAEPAAGPAAEAMAE from the exons ATGGCGGCTCTGACGGGGAGCGCGGGCGCGGCGGGGCTGTTGCCCTCCCTCTCGGTGCCCGGCGTGACCGAGCTGAAGCCGCTGAGCCGCTACGAGGCCATGCGGCTCGGGCCCGGCTGGAGCCACTCGTGCCACGCCATGCTGTACGCGCCCAACCCGGGCATGCTCTTCGGGCGCATCCCGCTGCGCTACGCCGTGCTG GTGATGGGAATGGTCCGTGTCCCCTTGTACACCCAGAAGGACCGCATGGGTGGGCTGCCGAACTTCCTGGGGAACTCCTTCATCGGGACTGCTAAATTCCAGCTGCTCTTTGCCCTGAAGGTCTTGAATATGGTGCCTGAGGAGAAGCTGGCAGAGGCGGTGGCTGCCACCCAGAAGCAAAAAAAACCGGCAGCTGAGCCCGCAGCTGTGACGGCCAATGTGACAACGACAACGGCAGCTGTGACGGCCAATGTGACGGCAGCTGTGACGGCCAATCAGATAGTGGCTAAGCCAGCAAATGAGTTGGCAAATCAGCCTTTAGCTGTGTCAAtggctgagccagcagcagagcccgcggctgagccagcagcagagcccgcggctgagccagcagcagagcccgcGGCTGGGCCAGCGGCTGAGGCTATGGCTGAGTGA